The genomic region TCCAGTTTATACCTTTTTTTCCTCCTGAAAACAGGTTACTTACACTAAATAACTCTAAAATTTTAGAGTTGTTGTTTCATCAGTACCTACTTGAGTTACAAATGCAGATCTATTTCGGTAGGATGATGTAAAGTCCATCCTCAGTAATAAAAAATATTACTAAAGATGATTGACAAAAAAAATAATTGCCGGAAATTACTGTGAAAACTTCCTTTACTATGAATCATTTTTTGTCCTCTAAGTCTGTAAGCAAAGATCGAATTTTGGTTGTCGATGATTCCCCTGATAATGTGTTTCTCATTCAAGCTATTTTGGAAGAAGAAGGCTATCAAGTTATTACAGCCTCTGATGGTTTTTCTGCATTAGAAATTATTCAAGAATCACCACCGGATTTATTGTTGTTAGATGTGATGATGCCTGGTATGGATGGTTTTGAAGTTACTCAAAGAGTACGCCAAACCACAAATTTACCATTCATGCCGATTTTGCTGATCACTGCTTACGATCATCTTAGTGTAGCTAAAGGATTAGACAATGGTGCTGATGATTTTATCCATAAACCTGTAGAAGTGGATGAATTATTAGCTAGAGTACGTAGCCTTCTGCGATTAAAACATAGTATAAATGAACGAGATGCGATCGCTCGTCAGAGAGAAGATTTTGTCTCCCGTCTCACCCATGACTTACGAACACCTTTAATTGCTGCCGATCGAATGCTAGTTTTAATTCGTCAAGGAGCATTAGGCGAAATCCCAGAAGGAATTCTAGAAGTACTAGATACGATGATTCGTAGCAATAACAACCTTCTAGAAATGGTCAACACATTACTTGAAGTATATCGTTATGAAGCCGGGAGAAAAACACTCAATTTCACTCAAGTCGATTTAACAGAAATCCTCAAAGAAGTAATACAAGAATTGCAACCTTTAGCTAAGGAAAAAAATTTGTGCTTAAATCTTAATTTAAGCAAATCAACAGCAATTTCATCAAATGAAAAAGTTAGCGTTGAAGGCGATCGTTTAGAATTACATCGAGTTTTTGTTAACCTAGTTGGCAATGCCATTAAGTTTACCGAAGCTGGAGCGATAGAAGTGCGCCTAAGCACTCGAAATGATAACAAAAGTAATTCTAAGCCTTCAATTATAATAGAAGTTGAAGACACTGGGCCAGGAATTTCCCCAGAAGATCAAACTAAATTATTTGAAAGATTTCGCCAAGGTAAACATAAACAAGCTGGTAGCGGATTAGGTTTACATCTTTCGCACCGCATTGTTGAAACGCACCAAGGCACTATTAACGTTAAATCAGAACTAGGTAAAGGTAGTTGTTTCACTGTCAATTTACCAGTAAAACTATCTCACAATTCCTAAACTTTATTAATTGTGTTTCAATATTAAACAACCAAGAATTACTTTTTTCGGTAATTAATTCTTGGTTGTCATGATTTACAATATTATTGTACCTGGAGTAGAACTCAAATGATTGCTCAAGAATTAGCAGTACAGGAAATTCTCCAACAACAACGCAAATTTTTCTCTACCGATCGAACCAAAAATATAGAGTTTCGCTTAACTCAACTAAAAAATTTAAAACAGGCAATTTTAGATCATAAAGAAGAAATTATTGCTGCTGGCAAAGCTGATTTAAACAAACCAATTTTTGAAAGTTATCTTACGGAAATTGGGACGATCAAAGAAATTGATTACGCCATCAAGAATTTGAAAAAATGGAGTAAACCCAAGAAAGTAGCCACGCCTTTAGAGCAATTACCTGGGAAAGCTTTTATTTATCCTGAACCCTTGGGCGTGGTATTAATTATCGCTCCTTGGAATTATCCTTTTCAACTCACAATTTTGCCTTTAGTAGGGGCGATCGCAGCCGGAAATTGTGCCATAGTAAAACCATCAGAAATTTCACAAAACACCTCTCACATTATTGCTAAAATCTTCCAAAAAACCTTCGATCCTGAATATATTGCAGTTGTAGAAGGTGGTGTGGAAACTAGCCAAAAACTATTACAACAAAAATTTGACCATATCTTCTTTACAGGTGGTACAGCGATCGGCAAAATAGTCATGGAAGCAGCCGCCAAAAACTTAACACCAGTCACCTTAGAACTAGGCGGCAAAAGCCCTTGCATTATTGATAGTGATATTAACATTGAATACACAGCCCGCAGAATTGCTTGGGGTAAATTCCTTAATGCTGGACAAACTTGCATCGCTCCCGACTATCTTTTAGTCAATCAAAAAATTAAACAACCCTTGTTAGATAGCATTAAAAATTGCATCCAAGAATTTTACGGAGAAGATCCCGAAAAAAGTCCCGATTTTGGGAGAATTATCAATCAAAAACAATTCAATCGGTTAGAAAAATTACTGAACAATGGTAATATTATTACTGGCGGAAAAACTAACCCTGATACTTGTTACATTGCCCCCACATTGATTGATAACGTATCTTTAGATGCCCCAATTATGCAAGAAGAAATATTTGGGCCGATTCTCCCAATTCTTGAATATAATAACCTCGAAGAAGCAATTTCTATTGTTAATAATCAACCCAAACCTTTAGCCCTTTACTTCTTCTCAAAAAATCAAGAATATCAACAACAAGTCTTGCAAAAAACTTCCTCTGGCGGCGTTTGTATTAACGATACTATTATGCACATTGGCGTAACAGAATTACCCTTCGGTGGAGTCGGTAATAGTGGCATAGGTAGCTATCATGGGAAAGCTAGTTTTGATACTTTCTCCCATCAAAAAAGTGTGTTGAAAAAATCCTTTTTAGTAGACATTAAAGTGCGTTATGCACCTTATTTAGGAAAATTAGACCTAATCAAAAAAATGATGAGTTAAGGTATGGCGGAGGACGCGGGGACACAAAACTTTCTCTGTCCCCAGTCCCAGATTTTTTCACAATCCGCTGTAACGTTCTTCTGCCCAAGGTTCACCTCGACGGTGATATCCGTTGCGTTCCCAAAAACCCAATTCTTCCTTGTTTAAAAATTCCAAACCATTAATCCATTTAGCACTTTTCCAAGCGTAAAGATGGGGAACGACTAATCGCAAAGGGCCACCATGTTCTGGGGGTAGAGGTTCACCAAATAAAGTATGAGCAAAAAAGTTTTCTTCGCGCCAGAAATCTTCCCTACTAATGTTAGTTGTGTAGCCCCCATAGCAGTGTTCCATGATGTATTTTGCTTTGGGTTCTACCTCAATATGCTGCATAAAATCTGTGACTTTTATGCCAGTCCACTGTACGTCTAATTTCGACCAACGAGTTACGCAGTGGAAGTCAGCAGTGAAATTACTTTGCGGCATGGCCATAATATCAGACCAAGTAAATGTTGCCGCTTTTGCTAAACCCCAAACCCGAAATTCCCAATCTTCTGTGCTAATTTGGGGCGTATCACCATAAGTTAGTACTGGAAAACCTTTGCTTTCGTACTGACCGGGAGGAATACGATCGCTCATTTCCGGCCCGGGTTTTGTGAAAAACTTGCCCATCTTTAAAATCCGATAACAATTTAGACTTTTCTGTGCTAACACAACA from Phormidium ambiguum IAM M-71 harbors:
- a CDS encoding sensor histidine kinase, which produces MNHFLSSKSVSKDRILVVDDSPDNVFLIQAILEEEGYQVITASDGFSALEIIQESPPDLLLLDVMMPGMDGFEVTQRVRQTTNLPFMPILLITAYDHLSVAKGLDNGADDFIHKPVEVDELLARVRSLLRLKHSINERDAIARQREDFVSRLTHDLRTPLIAADRMLVLIRQGALGEIPEGILEVLDTMIRSNNNLLEMVNTLLEVYRYEAGRKTLNFTQVDLTEILKEVIQELQPLAKEKNLCLNLNLSKSTAISSNEKVSVEGDRLELHRVFVNLVGNAIKFTEAGAIEVRLSTRNDNKSNSKPSIIIEVEDTGPGISPEDQTKLFERFRQGKHKQAGSGLGLHLSHRIVETHQGTINVKSELGKGSCFTVNLPVKLSHNS
- a CDS encoding aldehyde dehydrogenase; translation: MIAQELAVQEILQQQRKFFSTDRTKNIEFRLTQLKNLKQAILDHKEEIIAAGKADLNKPIFESYLTEIGTIKEIDYAIKNLKKWSKPKKVATPLEQLPGKAFIYPEPLGVVLIIAPWNYPFQLTILPLVGAIAAGNCAIVKPSEISQNTSHIIAKIFQKTFDPEYIAVVEGGVETSQKLLQQKFDHIFFTGGTAIGKIVMEAAAKNLTPVTLELGGKSPCIIDSDINIEYTARRIAWGKFLNAGQTCIAPDYLLVNQKIKQPLLDSIKNCIQEFYGEDPEKSPDFGRIINQKQFNRLEKLLNNGNIITGGKTNPDTCYIAPTLIDNVSLDAPIMQEEIFGPILPILEYNNLEEAISIVNNQPKPLALYFFSKNQEYQQQVLQKTSSGGVCINDTIMHIGVTELPFGGVGNSGIGSYHGKASFDTFSHQKSVLKKSFLVDIKVRYAPYLGKLDLIKKMMS
- a CDS encoding sulfite oxidase-like oxidoreductase — encoded protein: MGKFFTKPGPEMSDRIPPGQYESKGFPVLTYGDTPQISTEDWEFRVWGLAKAATFTWSDIMAMPQSNFTADFHCVTRWSKLDVQWTGIKVTDFMQHIEVEPKAKYIMEHCYGGYTTNISREDFWREENFFAHTLFGEPLPPEHGGPLRLVVPHLYAWKSAKWINGLEFLNKEELGFWERNGYHRRGEPWAEERYSGL